In Arthrobacter sp. PAMC25284, a single genomic region encodes these proteins:
- a CDS encoding dihydrolipoamide acetyltransferase family protein: MSEPKVFLLPDLGEGLTEAELVNWLVAVGDEIRVDQPIAEVETAKSMVEVPSPYAGTVAVLHGEPGQTLDVGKPLISVTPVGSPASAVADDAAPAPSPDGIRPADDAAGSGRPDATPGAALPAAAEVSAETYREEEKAGSGNVLIGYGTPGGHGVARRSRAPKRAVASAAASAPARISAEEKAADDLLLMRTRVPGKLGAVISPLVRRMARDHGVDLGGLQGSGASGLIMRKDVEAAIAPAKTEPAGTAAVETTASQPEPSGDTDSRTGLGITGRTAVRGVRKAVAANMTRSRSEIPEATVWVDVDATALVEMRAALKKADPHHTPGLLAFIARFVTAGLKKYPALNTRIVTTEDAAGGAMQEIVAFDGVNLGFAAQTDRGLMVPSVRNADKLSARELDAEIRRLTAVVREGKATPAELGSGTFTLNNYGVFGVDGSAAIINHPEVGILGVGRIIDKPWVVDGELAVRKVTELTLTFDHRVCDGGTAGGFLRYVADAIENPGTALADM, from the coding sequence ATGAGCGAACCGAAAGTATTCCTCCTCCCGGACCTCGGCGAAGGCCTGACCGAAGCCGAACTCGTGAACTGGCTCGTGGCCGTCGGCGACGAGATCCGCGTGGACCAGCCGATCGCCGAGGTCGAAACTGCCAAGTCCATGGTGGAGGTGCCTTCCCCGTACGCCGGGACCGTTGCCGTGCTGCACGGCGAGCCCGGCCAGACGCTCGACGTCGGCAAGCCGCTGATTTCTGTTACTCCCGTCGGTTCCCCGGCTAGCGCCGTCGCAGATGATGCCGCCCCCGCCCCTTCGCCGGACGGCATTCGTCCTGCGGACGATGCTGCCGGCTCCGGAAGGCCCGATGCCACTCCCGGGGCGGCATTGCCTGCGGCGGCTGAGGTTTCTGCTGAAACGTACCGCGAGGAAGAGAAAGCCGGATCCGGCAATGTCCTGATCGGATACGGAACGCCTGGCGGGCACGGGGTTGCGCGGCGGAGCCGGGCTCCGAAGCGGGCGGTTGCGTCCGCTGCCGCTTCGGCTCCGGCCCGGATCTCGGCGGAGGAAAAGGCCGCCGATGATTTGCTGTTGATGCGCACCCGGGTGCCCGGGAAGCTGGGCGCCGTGATTTCTCCGCTCGTTCGGCGGATGGCCCGGGACCATGGAGTCGATTTGGGGGGACTCCAAGGATCGGGCGCCAGCGGGTTGATCATGCGCAAGGACGTCGAAGCGGCGATCGCGCCGGCCAAGACAGAACCTGCGGGCACCGCCGCGGTTGAAACCACGGCGTCTCAGCCGGAGCCTTCCGGCGACACGGACTCCCGCACCGGCCTGGGGATCACCGGGCGCACCGCTGTCCGGGGCGTGCGCAAGGCTGTTGCCGCAAACATGACGCGCAGCCGGTCGGAGATCCCGGAAGCCACGGTGTGGGTGGACGTTGACGCTACCGCGCTCGTGGAGATGCGGGCCGCGCTGAAGAAGGCAGACCCGCACCATACGCCCGGGCTGCTGGCCTTCATCGCCCGCTTCGTCACCGCCGGGCTGAAGAAGTACCCGGCGCTGAACACCAGGATCGTCACCACGGAGGACGCCGCCGGCGGGGCGATGCAGGAGATTGTGGCGTTCGACGGCGTCAACCTCGGCTTCGCGGCCCAGACCGACCGTGGGCTGATGGTCCCCTCCGTGCGCAACGCGGACAAGCTCAGCGCCCGTGAACTGGACGCGGAGATCCGCCGGCTCACCGCCGTCGTCCGTGAGGGCAAGGCTACCCCGGCGGAACTGGGCAGCGGCACCTTCACGCTGAACAACTACGGCGTTTTTGGGGTGGACGGCTCGGCCGCCATCATCAACCACCCGGAGGTGGGGATCCTCGGCGTCGGGCGGATCATCGACAAGCCCTGGGTGGTGGACGGGGAGCTCGCGGTCCGCAAGGTCACCGAGCTGACCCTCACCTTTGATCACCGGGTCTGCGACGGCGGCACCGCGGGCGGGTTCCTGCGCTACGTCGCCGACGCGATCGAGAACCCGGGGACCGCGCTGGCGGATATGTAG
- a CDS encoding Lrp/AsnC family transcriptional regulator, giving the protein MAEVEAEQEAVPLDEVDRRIIAELTRDGRMSVTQVAENVHISRAHAYTRIARLTGEGVLTKFTALVDPIRAGLKSSAYVTLKVRQHSWRELREKLRAIPEVHHIALVGGDFDVILLVRAVDNVDLRRVIFDQLQSMPGVLDTQTFLVFEDLDTR; this is encoded by the coding sequence ATGGCAGAGGTGGAAGCGGAGCAGGAGGCCGTGCCGCTGGACGAGGTGGACCGTCGCATCATTGCGGAGCTGACCCGGGATGGCCGGATGTCAGTAACGCAGGTAGCGGAAAACGTCCATATTTCGCGGGCGCACGCCTACACCCGGATCGCCCGGTTGACGGGCGAGGGCGTGCTCACCAAGTTCACAGCGCTCGTTGACCCGATCCGGGCCGGGCTCAAGTCCTCCGCCTATGTCACGCTCAAGGTGCGCCAGCACTCCTGGCGCGAGCTGCGGGAGAAGCTGCGCGCCATCCCCGAGGTACACCACATTGCCCTCGTGGGCGGGGATTTCGACGTGATCCTGCTGGTGCGGGCCGTGGACAACGTGGATCTGCGCCGCGTGATCTTCGACCAGTTGCAGTCCATGCCCGGGGTACTGGACACCCAGACGTTCCTCGTCTTCGAGGATTTGGACACGCGGTGA
- a CDS encoding ROK family transcriptional regulator has translation MMPTSIPRPAPPSAEPDPSRRNNLALITSLIHHHGVLSRAQLTKRTGLNRSTVGTLIGQLVAWGLVYETAPTGEAQVGRPSPEVHPCRSTAAIAVNPEIDAVTIGLVSLGGKVQRKIRFATERIPTAREAVNSAAAVIEGMRSELEASYRITGIGIAVPGLVNRADGVVRHAPHLGWRNEPVAQMLADATGYECSAANDASLAAEAELIFGAGAGRENLVYVNGGASGIGGGVICDGVLLRGASGYAGELGHTFVRTAGHTCHCGATGCLETEVSQSRLFDLAGLAGGDAVELEHALRNTPGSGVSEEVDRQLEYLAIALRNTVNMFNPEALVLDGFLGVLHGLAPGTLERLIRAQALDGPADEFNIHHSALGPDLMMIGAAELAFTRFLADPASLGTLPAPALLEG, from the coding sequence ATGATGCCCACCTCAATCCCGCGCCCCGCACCGCCGTCCGCCGAGCCGGATCCGTCACGGCGGAACAACCTGGCGCTGATCACCTCCCTTATCCACCACCACGGCGTCCTCAGCCGGGCCCAGCTGACCAAGCGGACCGGCCTGAACCGGTCCACGGTGGGAACCCTGATCGGTCAGCTCGTGGCCTGGGGGCTGGTCTATGAGACTGCCCCCACCGGAGAGGCCCAGGTGGGCAGGCCCAGCCCCGAGGTGCACCCGTGCCGGTCGACGGCGGCCATTGCGGTCAACCCGGAGATCGATGCGGTGACGATCGGGCTGGTGAGCCTCGGCGGGAAAGTCCAGCGGAAGATCCGCTTCGCCACGGAGCGGATCCCCACCGCCCGGGAGGCCGTCAACAGCGCCGCGGCAGTTATCGAGGGGATGCGCTCCGAACTTGAGGCCTCCTACCGGATCACGGGCATCGGCATTGCCGTGCCCGGGCTGGTCAACCGGGCGGACGGCGTCGTCCGGCACGCCCCCCACCTGGGCTGGCGCAACGAACCCGTGGCCCAAATGCTCGCCGACGCCACCGGTTATGAGTGCAGCGCCGCCAACGACGCCTCCCTGGCCGCGGAGGCCGAACTCATCTTCGGCGCCGGCGCCGGCCGGGAAAACCTGGTCTACGTCAACGGCGGCGCCTCCGGCATCGGCGGCGGGGTCATCTGCGACGGTGTTCTGCTGCGCGGGGCCTCCGGCTACGCCGGCGAACTCGGCCACACTTTCGTACGGACCGCCGGGCACACCTGCCACTGCGGAGCCACCGGGTGTCTGGAGACGGAGGTTTCCCAGTCCCGGCTCTTCGACCTTGCCGGGCTCGCCGGCGGCGACGCCGTGGAGCTGGAACACGCCCTCCGGAACACCCCCGGCTCCGGGGTGTCCGAGGAAGTGGACCGGCAGCTGGAGTACCTGGCCATCGCCCTGCGGAACACCGTCAACATGTTCAACCCGGAGGCGCTGGTTCTGGACGGGTTCCTGGGCGTCCTGCACGGACTCGCCCCCGGCACCCTGGAACGGCTCATCCGGGCCCAGGCCCTGGACGGTCCCGCCGACGAATTCAACATCCACCACTCAGCGCTCGGCCCGGACCTGATGATGATCGGCGCCGCCGAGCTCGCCTTCACCCGGTTCCTGGCCGATCCCGCAAGCCTGGGCACCCTCCCGGCGCCCGCACTCCTGGAAGGCTGA
- the paaE gene encoding 1,2-phenylacetyl-CoA epoxidase subunit PaaE, translated as MTVVRQTAAEQAAATGRRRASFHTLAVDEVRRLTDDAIEVTFAVPAELAGQYDYLPGQYVALRTTMPDANGDPHEVRRSYSICAEPRSFADGTSEIRVAIKKDLGGLFSTWANAELKSGDVLDVMSPMGAFVSKHGRDGKPVEQNVMNSMNHPEELAGEPGSFVAIAAGSGITPVIAIARTLLAAHQETRFDLIYANKAAMDVMFLEELADLKDKYPSRLALHHVLSREQRIAPLLSGRIDAEKLQALLGTAIHADDVDEWFLCGPFELVQLCRDTLADRGVKPEHIRFELFTSGKPDRPEGNIGRPVTADESQDTYKITFTLDGLQGEVSSPTHARESILNAALRVRPDVPFACAGGVCGTCRAKVITGKVTMDENYALEQDELDKGYVLTCQSHPTTPDVTVDFDV; from the coding sequence ATGACTGTTGTCCGCCAGACCGCCGCCGAGCAGGCCGCAGCCACCGGCCGCCGTCGCGCCTCCTTCCACACCCTGGCCGTGGATGAGGTCCGCCGGCTCACGGACGACGCGATCGAAGTGACCTTCGCCGTCCCCGCGGAGCTGGCCGGCCAGTACGACTACCTCCCCGGCCAGTACGTGGCCCTGCGCACCACCATGCCGGATGCGAACGGCGACCCGCATGAGGTGCGCCGCAGTTATTCCATCTGCGCCGAGCCGCGGAGCTTCGCGGACGGCACCAGCGAGATCCGCGTGGCCATCAAGAAAGACCTTGGCGGGCTGTTCTCCACGTGGGCCAACGCCGAGCTCAAGTCCGGCGACGTACTGGACGTGATGAGCCCCATGGGTGCGTTCGTCTCCAAGCACGGCCGGGACGGCAAGCCGGTGGAACAGAACGTGATGAATTCGATGAACCATCCCGAGGAGCTGGCGGGGGAGCCCGGGAGCTTCGTGGCGATCGCCGCAGGCTCCGGTATTACACCGGTCATCGCCATTGCCCGGACCCTGCTGGCGGCACACCAGGAGACCCGCTTCGACCTGATCTACGCCAACAAGGCCGCCATGGACGTGATGTTCCTGGAGGAACTCGCGGACCTGAAAGACAAGTACCCGTCGCGGCTGGCCCTGCACCACGTGCTCTCCCGTGAGCAGCGGATCGCGCCGCTGCTGAGCGGACGGATCGACGCCGAAAAGCTCCAGGCGCTGCTGGGTACCGCCATCCACGCGGACGACGTCGACGAGTGGTTCCTGTGCGGGCCCTTCGAGCTCGTCCAGCTCTGCCGGGACACCCTGGCCGACCGTGGCGTGAAGCCCGAACACATCCGCTTCGAGCTGTTCACCTCGGGCAAACCGGACCGCCCCGAAGGCAACATCGGCCGGCCCGTGACCGCGGACGAATCCCAGGACACTTACAAGATCACCTTCACGCTGGACGGTCTGCAGGGCGAGGTTTCGAGCCCCACCCACGCCCGCGAATCCATCCTCAACGCCGCGCTCCGGGTCCGCCCCGATGTTCCGTTCGCCTGCGCCGGAGGCGTCTGCGGCACATGCCGCGCCAAGGTCATCACCGGCAAAGTCACAATGGACGAGAACTACGCCCTGGAACAGGACGAACTGGACAAGGGATACGTCCTGACCTGCCAGTCCCACCCGACCACCCCGGACGTCACGGTCGACTTCGACGTCTAG
- the pdhA gene encoding pyruvate dehydrogenase (acetyl-transferring) E1 component subunit alpha — protein sequence MTISADHASQHSPADSATPGNVPGTERDTEQEDAAQENAASAAVRKFGITVEDYMLPARHQIQMVDQDGTLNPHAAQGTQPGHEYSIPGDAELLAAYEQLVVGRRVNDQNSALVRQGRMAVYPSSHGQEACQVAAALCLSEGDWIFPTYRDSVAVMARGVDPVQTMTLFRGDWHGGYNPAKHKVGIQCTPLTTQLLHAVGVAHAAKLRGEDTVVLAMCGDGATSEGDFHEALNFAAVFHLPVVFFVQNNQYAISVPLAHQSVAPSLAHKAVGYGMAGERVDGNDLVALLAVLDRAVKLARDGSGPLLVEAHTYRMQAHTNADDATRYRQDSEVAEWVAKDPLTRMTTYLTDRGLLDDGAAARIAEKAEAVATQLREGLGEEVPVDPQDLFKYVFESPTPQLREQSALLADELAREATSAEETSK from the coding sequence ATGACGATCTCCGCAGACCACGCTTCCCAGCATTCTCCGGCGGACAGCGCGACGCCAGGGAATGTACCGGGCACTGAGCGGGACACCGAGCAAGAAGACGCCGCGCAGGAAAACGCAGCCTCGGCGGCCGTGCGCAAGTTTGGCATCACGGTGGAAGACTACATGCTCCCCGCCCGTCACCAGATCCAGATGGTGGACCAGGACGGCACTCTGAACCCGCACGCCGCGCAAGGCACCCAGCCGGGCCACGAGTACAGCATCCCCGGCGACGCCGAACTGCTGGCCGCCTATGAGCAGCTCGTCGTCGGACGCCGTGTCAATGACCAGAACTCCGCCCTGGTCCGGCAGGGCCGGATGGCCGTCTATCCCTCGAGCCACGGCCAGGAGGCGTGCCAGGTCGCAGCCGCCTTGTGCCTGTCCGAGGGCGACTGGATCTTCCCCACCTACCGCGACTCTGTGGCCGTGATGGCCCGGGGCGTGGACCCCGTGCAGACCATGACGCTGTTCCGCGGTGACTGGCACGGCGGTTATAACCCCGCCAAGCACAAGGTGGGCATCCAGTGCACACCGCTGACCACCCAGTTGCTCCACGCCGTCGGGGTAGCCCACGCCGCCAAACTCCGCGGCGAAGACACCGTGGTCCTGGCCATGTGCGGCGACGGCGCCACAAGCGAAGGCGATTTCCACGAGGCGCTGAACTTCGCCGCCGTCTTCCACCTGCCGGTGGTGTTCTTCGTGCAGAACAACCAGTACGCCATCTCCGTCCCGCTGGCGCACCAGTCCGTGGCGCCCTCGCTCGCGCACAAAGCCGTCGGCTACGGCATGGCTGGCGAACGCGTGGACGGCAATGACCTCGTCGCGCTCCTCGCCGTCCTGGACCGTGCGGTCAAGCTCGCCCGCGACGGCTCCGGACCGCTGCTCGTCGAAGCCCACACCTACCGGATGCAGGCCCACACCAACGCCGACGACGCCACCCGCTACCGTCAGGACAGCGAAGTCGCCGAATGGGTCGCCAAGGATCCGCTGACCCGGATGACGACCTATCTCACCGACCGCGGACTGCTCGACGACGGCGCCGCGGCCCGGATCGCGGAGAAGGCCGAAGCCGTGGCCACACAGCTTCGCGAGGGCCTGGGCGAAGAGGTCCCGGTCGACCCGCAGGACCTGTTTAAGTACGTCTTCGAAAGCCCCACGCCGCAACTGCGGGAGCAGTCCGCCCTGCTCGCCGACGAACTCGCCCGCGAAGCAACCAGCGCTGAGGAGACCAGCAAATGA
- a CDS encoding VanZ family protein, translating to MVSLLALIGFWPSPVDKPLRGLIARALRKLHAHGVPGWVDYAFVERIANVALFVPLGAVAVLAFPWQKWWQIATLGALVSGCMELGQWMFLSQRYPSLADLALNTAGAAIGALIARRLVPDETATL from the coding sequence ATGGTGTCGCTGCTGGCGCTGATTGGTTTCTGGCCAAGCCCGGTGGACAAGCCCCTTAGAGGCCTCATCGCGCGTGCGCTCCGGAAGCTCCATGCCCACGGCGTCCCCGGCTGGGTCGATTACGCGTTCGTTGAACGCATAGCCAACGTGGCGCTCTTCGTACCGTTGGGGGCGGTCGCGGTGCTGGCCTTCCCATGGCAGAAATGGTGGCAGATAGCCACGCTCGGCGCTCTGGTGTCGGGCTGCATGGAGCTGGGTCAGTGGATGTTTCTGAGCCAGCGTTATCCGAGCCTCGCCGATCTTGCCCTCAACACGGCTGGGGCCGCCATCGGCGCGCTCATCGCACGACGGCTGGTCCCAGACGAAACGGCTACTTTATGA
- the galU gene encoding UTP--glucose-1-phosphate uridylyltransferase GalU: MTLGKPVRKAVIPAAGLGTRFLPATKAMPKEMLPVVDQPAIQYVVEEAVKAGLTDLLMITGRQKRALEDHFDRAPQLERTLELKGDSARLEAVQYASSLGPIHYVRQGEPLGLGHAVLCARQHVGDEPFAVLLGDDLIDERDELLSTMIDVQATTGGSVIALIEVDPAQISAYGCADITAVDGTDYFRVNRLVEKPAVEEAPSNLAVIGRYVLHPAVFDVLEHTKPGRGGEIQLTDALEVLATSGGEGGGVYGVVFRGRRYDTGDKLSYLKAVISIASERVDFGEELKSWMKDFIK, translated from the coding sequence ATGACTTTGGGGAAACCAGTGAGAAAAGCCGTCATTCCTGCCGCCGGATTGGGAACCAGATTCCTGCCGGCTACCAAAGCCATGCCGAAGGAAATGCTGCCGGTCGTTGACCAGCCCGCCATCCAGTATGTGGTGGAAGAGGCCGTTAAAGCCGGCCTGACGGACCTTCTGATGATCACCGGACGGCAGAAGCGTGCCCTCGAAGACCATTTCGACCGGGCTCCCCAACTGGAGCGCACCCTTGAACTCAAGGGCGATTCGGCACGATTGGAGGCCGTGCAGTACGCCTCCAGCCTGGGCCCCATCCACTACGTCCGGCAGGGCGAACCGCTTGGACTCGGGCACGCCGTGCTGTGTGCCCGGCAGCATGTGGGGGACGAACCGTTTGCTGTCCTGCTGGGCGATGACCTCATCGACGAGCGGGACGAACTGCTAAGCACCATGATCGACGTCCAGGCCACGACAGGCGGTTCTGTGATTGCTCTGATCGAAGTGGACCCGGCCCAGATCAGCGCCTACGGGTGCGCGGACATTACTGCGGTGGACGGAACGGATTACTTCCGGGTGAACCGGCTGGTGGAAAAGCCGGCGGTGGAAGAGGCCCCGTCCAACCTGGCGGTGATCGGCCGCTACGTCCTGCACCCGGCAGTGTTTGATGTCCTGGAGCACACCAAGCCGGGACGCGGCGGCGAAATCCAGCTGACTGACGCGCTAGAGGTCCTGGCCACGTCCGGCGGCGAGGGCGGCGGGGTCTACGGCGTAGTCTTCCGCGGACGGCGCTACGACACCGGCGACAAGCTCAGCTACCTGAAGGCCGTCATCTCCATCGCCTCCGAGCGCGTGGACTTCGGCGAAGAGCTCAAGAGCTGGATGAAGGACTTCATAAAGTAG
- a CDS encoding aldose 1-epimerase family protein, with translation MPGTSSSPMGEFFDLTATIDGRRQHAVVTEVAASLRSLAVDGVALIQEYPVDARPPYCAGWVLVPWPNRVADGLWTYDGVPQQLECTEPGGANALHGLLTETPYRVTERTPGAITLAAQVRPQAGYPFELETSVRYELAADGIHVSHMVRNTGSQPAPVGLGAHPFLRIGEVPTRDLKLVIDADTHIEINERLIPTGTVTDVTGTRHDFRTGRLVRDVDLDDAWAGVRRNGDGGSTHYLEAPDGSRVRLHMDGSFGYVQAFTTDNFVTDGGMVTAVALEPMTAPADALNSGEGLRWLRPGEEWELSWSIAYQSV, from the coding sequence ATGCCCGGCACCAGCTCCTCGCCCATGGGCGAATTCTTTGACCTGACGGCCACCATTGACGGCCGCCGCCAGCACGCCGTCGTGACGGAAGTCGCCGCGAGCCTGCGCAGCCTCGCCGTGGACGGTGTGGCCCTGATTCAGGAATATCCCGTTGATGCCAGGCCGCCGTATTGCGCCGGCTGGGTCCTGGTGCCCTGGCCCAACCGGGTGGCGGACGGTTTGTGGACGTACGACGGCGTGCCGCAGCAGCTCGAATGCACCGAGCCCGGCGGCGCCAACGCCCTGCACGGCCTGCTCACCGAAACGCCCTACCGCGTCACGGAACGGACCCCGGGCGCCATCACGCTCGCCGCGCAGGTCCGCCCGCAGGCCGGCTACCCGTTCGAGCTCGAGACGTCCGTCCGTTATGAGCTGGCGGCTGACGGCATCCATGTCAGCCATATGGTCCGGAACACGGGCTCCCAGCCTGCTCCGGTGGGGCTCGGGGCGCACCCGTTCCTGCGCATCGGTGAGGTTCCGACCCGGGACCTGAAACTGGTCATTGACGCGGACACCCACATCGAGATCAACGAACGGCTGATCCCCACCGGCACCGTCACGGACGTCACCGGCACCCGGCACGACTTCCGCACCGGGCGGCTCGTCCGGGACGTGGACCTTGACGACGCCTGGGCGGGCGTCCGGCGGAACGGCGACGGCGGCTCAACGCATTACCTCGAAGCCCCGGACGGCAGCCGGGTGCGGCTGCACATGGACGGCTCCTTCGGGTACGTCCAGGCCTTCACCACCGATAATTTCGTCACGGACGGCGGGATGGTGACCGCGGTAGCCCTCGAGCCCATGACGGCCCCGGCCGACGCGCTCAACAGCGGCGAAGGGCTCCGCTGGCTGCGGCCCGGGGAAGAGTGGGAGCTTTCCTGGAGCATCGCGTACCAAAGCGTGTGA
- a CDS encoding enoyl-CoA hydratase/isomerase family protein, whose protein sequence is MISLSIAGGIADVVLDAPHKLNALDEQALAELSQAYDDAAAAAARGEVRALLLRGEGRAFCAGRDIAGVTPESDDAQAYLGGLVQPLLQKMSAFPAPTFAAAQGACLGVGLGLLLATDVVYVAENAKFGSPFAKLGATLDSGGHWYFTERLGMHRTLDLIYTAELMSGAEAVAQGMFSRAMPAGELLESTRAIVGRVAAGATGAFTASKELVAHIRDQRLGLWESMAGENAEQARLCKSEDYAEGFRAFQEKRTPVFKG, encoded by the coding sequence ATGATTTCCCTCTCCATCGCCGGCGGCATCGCCGACGTCGTGCTCGACGCCCCGCACAAGCTCAACGCGCTGGACGAGCAGGCGCTTGCAGAACTGTCCCAGGCGTACGACGACGCCGCTGCTGCCGCCGCACGCGGAGAGGTCCGGGCGCTCCTGCTCCGCGGGGAGGGGCGCGCCTTCTGCGCGGGACGTGACATTGCGGGCGTCACGCCGGAGAGCGACGACGCCCAGGCGTACCTCGGCGGGCTGGTGCAGCCGCTGCTGCAGAAGATGAGTGCCTTCCCGGCCCCGACCTTCGCCGCGGCCCAGGGTGCCTGTCTCGGTGTGGGACTCGGCCTGCTGCTGGCCACGGACGTGGTGTACGTGGCGGAGAACGCGAAGTTCGGCTCGCCGTTCGCCAAGCTCGGCGCCACGCTGGACTCCGGCGGGCACTGGTACTTCACCGAGCGCCTCGGCATGCACCGCACGCTGGACCTGATATATACCGCCGAGCTGATGAGCGGCGCCGAGGCCGTAGCGCAGGGAATGTTCAGCCGCGCCATGCCCGCGGGGGAACTGCTCGAGTCCACCCGCGCCATTGTGGGCCGGGTGGCCGCCGGAGCCACCGGAGCCTTCACCGCCAGCAAGGAGCTCGTGGCGCACATCCGCGATCAGCGGCTGGGCCTGTGGGAATCAATGGCGGGAGAAAACGCCGAGCAGGCCCGGCTGTGCAAGAGCGAGGACTACGCCGAGGGCTTCCGCGCCTTCCAGGAGAAGCGCACCCCGGTTTTCAAAGGCTAG
- a CDS encoding xylulokinase: MTLVAGVDSSTQSCKIVVLDAGSGALVREGRAGHPDGTEVHPDHWWQALSEAINDAGGLGGVSALSVGGQQHGMVLLDAEGNVVRPALLWNDTRSAGSAANLTAEVGAEDFSRRTGLVPVASFTVTKVRWVRDHEPEAAARVAAVALPHDWLTWRLRGYGPAGSSPLGPDLEQLTTDRSDASGTGYWSPFSGSYDLDLFKLAFGRDAREAGAAGERGDAVILPRVVAPGDSAGRVHPDCFGADSGTLVHGAGDNGILLGPGAGDNAGAALGLGAGPGDVVVSVGTSGTVFAVAAELHSDTTGTVAGFADAGGAYLPIAVTLNAARVLSSIAGMLDVDFTELARLALDAEPGAGGVVLIPYFEGERTPNLPHAKASFHGLSIESTTRPNLARAAIEGMLCGLSGGLDALQELGYPARRLLLIGGAVQNPAVQRIAAQVFDLPVVIPTPGEYVARGAAVQAAWALTGTRPGWDVALDATPEPDFQALISTNYKRAASHSDAGN; this comes from the coding sequence ATGACACTGGTTGCCGGGGTGGACTCGTCCACGCAAAGCTGCAAGATCGTCGTCCTGGATGCCGGCAGCGGGGCCCTGGTCCGCGAGGGCCGTGCCGGGCACCCGGACGGCACCGAGGTCCACCCCGACCACTGGTGGCAGGCCCTGTCCGAGGCCATCAACGACGCCGGCGGGCTGGGCGGCGTCAGCGCGCTCTCCGTCGGAGGACAGCAGCACGGTATGGTGCTGCTCGACGCCGAGGGCAACGTGGTGCGGCCCGCACTGCTCTGGAACGACACCCGCTCGGCCGGATCCGCCGCGAACCTCACCGCCGAAGTCGGCGCCGAGGACTTCTCCCGGCGGACCGGACTGGTCCCGGTGGCGTCCTTCACCGTCACTAAGGTCCGGTGGGTGCGCGACCACGAACCGGAAGCCGCCGCCCGGGTTGCCGCCGTGGCGTTGCCGCACGACTGGCTCACCTGGCGCCTACGCGGCTACGGCCCCGCCGGGTCCAGCCCACTGGGCCCGGACCTGGAACAGCTGACCACGGACCGCTCCGATGCCAGCGGCACCGGCTACTGGAGCCCTTTCTCCGGCAGCTACGACCTGGACCTGTTCAAGCTGGCGTTCGGGCGCGATGCCCGGGAGGCCGGGGCAGCGGGGGAGCGTGGCGATGCGGTCATCCTGCCGCGGGTTGTGGCCCCGGGGGATTCCGCCGGACGGGTCCACCCGGATTGCTTCGGTGCCGACAGCGGCACCCTGGTGCACGGAGCCGGAGACAACGGCATCCTGCTTGGCCCCGGCGCCGGTGACAACGCCGGTGCCGCGCTCGGGCTCGGCGCCGGGCCAGGTGACGTGGTGGTCTCGGTCGGGACCAGCGGGACGGTTTTCGCCGTCGCCGCTGAACTGCATTCGGACACCACCGGCACTGTGGCGGGATTCGCCGACGCCGGCGGAGCGTACCTGCCGATCGCGGTGACCCTGAACGCCGCCCGGGTCCTGAGCTCCATTGCCGGGATGCTGGACGTGGACTTCACGGAACTGGCACGTCTGGCCCTCGATGCCGAACCAGGCGCCGGCGGTGTAGTCCTGATCCCGTATTTCGAGGGCGAACGGACCCCCAACCTGCCGCACGCCAAGGCAAGCTTCCACGGCCTGAGCATCGAGTCCACCACCCGGCCAAACCTGGCGCGCGCCGCGATCGAAGGCATGCTGTGCGGGCTGTCCGGAGGCCTGGACGCGCTGCAGGAGCTGGGCTACCCGGCCCGGCGGCTGCTGCTGATCGGCGGCGCCGTGCAGAACCCGGCGGTGCAGCGGATCGCCGCGCAGGTCTTCGACCTGCCGGTGGTCATCCCCACCCCGGGGGAGTACGTTGCCCGGGGAGCGGCCGTGCAAGCGGCCTGGGCGCTCACCGGCACCCGTCCCGGCTGGGACGTGGCGCTGGACGCGACGCCCGAGCCGGACTTCCAGGCACTCATCAGCACGAACTACAAAAGGGCGGCCAGCCACAGTGATGCCGGTAACTGA